TTGGATTAATGGTCAATGGAAAGTAGAAAACAATCAATATATATGGGTAAGCGGACACTGGGAAGCAAAAAAAATTGGATATGTTTTTGTAAACGGTGCATGGACAAAAGACTCGCAAGGTTGGGTGTGGACTGACGGTTATTGGAAACAAATCCCTATTAAAAAATGGAAACTGCTTTATGCATAAAAAATGAAAACTATGAAAAATATAAAAATTTTAATTGCAATGACAATGTTATTTTCTATTAACAGCTTTAGTCAACAAATTAAAAAAGTGGAAAAAAGTGAAATAGTAAAAAACTTAAACTCTCCAACCCAAATTTGGGTCAATGGATTTTGGGAGGTTCAAAAAAACGGTACTAAAACTTGGAAAAAAGGACATTGGATTTGCGAAGAAAGATCCTTTCAAAAAAGATCAGAATTATTAAAAAAGAAAACTACAAATAAACCCTTGGCATAATTAATGATAAAAAAAATTAATTAAATTAGGATTTAATTATAATTCTAGTTATAAATGATTGTTCATAAAGTCATCCCTCCTTTTTCTCCAGAATGGTGGATATGTAATGTAATAACACTATTATTAATTATTTCCACAGTTGTAATTGGAAAAAGTTTGTCAATCAAAAATAAAAGGAAACTGACAATAGGAATTGCTTGTTTATTTATACTTGAAATTTTTTTTATCGACTTTTATAATATATATCTAGGTCTATGGTCTTTACAAGATTCTTTGCCTTTACACTTGTGTGGTATAATGTGGTTTGTCGCCATTTACGTGTTAATCTATAAAAAACAATGGGCCTTTGAAATATTATTATTTATTGGTATGCCTGGTGGCATTCATTCTTTATTAACGCCTGAATTAACTCATGGAGACAGCTTAATACATAAAATTGATTTTTTTTTAGGTCACGGAGGACTTGTATTAGCACCAATTTATGCAATTATTGTGCTCAAAATGTGGCCTCGTAAATCATCTTGGTTATTTTCTTTTTTTAAACTTCAAATACTGGTAGTTTGTGTTGGTATTTTAAATTATTTTTTAGAGTCTAATTACATGTACCTTTCTAAACCTCCTATTGCCGACAACCCACTAATTCCAGATGAAAGTTCTTTTTTTGGGGTATGGCCTTACTATATTGTAATTTTTGAAATTGCCGTTTTTGCTCATGCTTTTATTATTAACTTACCTTTCCTAATATATAGTACTAAAACGAAAAAATAAATTATTCAGGTAAATTTAAAATTGTTTCTTTTAAAACTAAGTTGGTTTTTTTTATTTTACCATCATTAGTAAGTACAATTAAATTAGGCTCGTTAAGTACAGATTCGTAAATATGCTTTATTATATAACAATTATTAAAACCTTTACCATACCCATCTTCAAAGCAAAGCTCTTGCACAAAGTAATTTTCCTGATCATAATAGATGGAAATTTCAGCATCTAAAGCAGTTCCAAGTTTAAAACATCTTTTAGTCTCAATATAAATATTAGCAAAATCTATTTTAAATAAATCATAATCAATATGACTAACACTAACCAAATGATTAGCAACAGGTTGAATAATCTCTCTTTTTAACTTTTTTTTATAGTTTAGGATTAAATCGTATTGTGCTGGATCTATCGAGTATTTTTGTAATGCTAAAAGTACATATCGGTCTAATAAAATATTATTTATATCTACTTTATTTAAACCATTAATTATTTCATCATTTGAATCAAGACTAGCTTTATTTGAGGCAGTTTTAATATCATCCTGAATAATAAAAATATCTTTTTCATCTATTTCGGGATTAGTGTAATCCACAATTTTTGTCAATTTCTTATATATCCATCTTGTTTCTCCGGAAGGCAAAATTACACTGTACCATTTAGCATTTTCTCCATTTTTTTTATATACCTCGCCTAAAAATGCATGACCTACAATTGTAGAAGATGTTGTTGGGTTCATTCTTATATTGATATCCGTTTTTATAATTTCAATATATTCTTGAGCTATTAGACTAAAACTGAAAAATAGCATATATATAATTAACAGTCTAAACATATTAAGCAAATATAATAAAATTATAGTGGGTCAAAATTTGTCAAAATAATTCTATGCATCTATGAAGAAAATCAAGACTTTTTGGAACAATTGTTCTTATAAAGAATGTTTTGTATAGGATTAAAATGCATTTCTTATACAAAAAGTTGATAAATAAGTGTTAGAGTTTAAAAAATAATTGTAAATTTATAGGACTTAAAGATTAAAACTATGAGAAATTTTTTATACCCTATTGCTTTTTTATTTGCACTATCACTTTCAATTAACAACTCTTTACTAGCTCAATGTACCATTAATGATGCTACAGATTGTCAATGTCTCGATCCAAACGAAACCGATTGCGACCTGTTACCTGACATTCAATTATCCTGGTTTGGCATTATAGACGTAAGTGATGGCCCTACAGAATATTCTCAAGACTATAATGGTGCGGATGCTGGAAGACTTCGAATTAGCGCTTCAACACCAAATGATGGTGCCGGCCCATTAACTGTAAGAGGGGTGGATGAAAATGGATGGGCATATTTTATATGTGGTAATGATACTATTATCAATACTGACCCAACAGCCAATTTATCATCTTTTTACTGTGATAACGGTGAAGAGGCAAGACAAATCACATGGCAAAGAATTTACCATAGAAATTCGGACGGCAGTATGTCATATTATGATAGAATGGCTGGGAGCATGACTTATCACCCCACGCATGGACACAATCATAGTGACGATTGGGGGGTTTTTACTCTAAGAAAAATGGACCCAAACGAACCAAACCCTCTCAACTGGCCAATTGTCAGTGATGGTGCTAAAATGGGTTTTTGCCTGATGGATTATGGAACATGTGGTTCTGGAGAAAATTCCACATATTATGGTCACTGTAGAGACGAAAACAGATACAGCCCTGAATACCTAGCTCTCTTCCCAGAATTTGACGATGGAACAAATGGAGGAACTATAAAATTAAATAGTGACTATCCTAATTTTGGTCTTGGCGGAGGACAATATGGATGCAGTCCAATTGAACAAGGTATATCTGCAGGTTGGCTAGATTTATATGGTGAATGGTTAGATGACCAATGGATAAACCTAGAGCCCGGTCTTTGCAACGGAATTTATTGGATTATTGGAGAGGTTGATAGAAATAATGATTACCTAGAGTCCAATGAAGATAATAACTGGACTGCCGTTCAAGTTGAATTAACACAACAATTAAATGCAGATGGTTATAACATTGAAATCGTAACAGATCAAAATGGTAATCCAAATATTTGTAATGGAGAAGTTATCACACTAAGTCCATCCTCTCTTACTGCAGACGAATATAGTTGGTCAACAGGTGAAAATGCAACATCCATCACAGTAAGTGAAAGTGGCAGTTATACTCTCAATGCATCTAGCCAATGCGGTGATTCTGAAGCCACAATTAACGTCACCGTGAATGATCCCGTCGAGAACCCAATATCAAATGATTTAATTATTGATTCAGGTGAAGTAGCAGAATTAAATGCAACCGGTACAGGAAACATAATATGGCAAGATGAGTACGGAAACAATTTATTTGAAGGAGAAAGTTATTCGACTAATCCATTATTTGAAAACACATCATATTATGTTGTAAATGAGGAAGTGATTGTTGAACCAGAATCATTTTTTACAGGAGCAGAAGAACACGAAGGAGATAGTGAATATAGTGGAACAGTATACAATGGTGGTTTAAGATTTAATGCCGACTCAGAGTTTATTTTAAATAATGTTACTGTTTACACGAACACAGATGGGGAAAGAACAATTGAGCTTCAAGATATTAATGGCACTGTTTTATTGAGTCAGTTAGTAAATATACCTGCATCTGAACAAGGAACAGTAATTAATCTTAATTGGTCAGTGCCTCAAGGTAATAACTTAATACTTACAACCAACACTGCCATGAATAATGACAATTTTGGTGACAATAACCCAATGCTTCGAAGAACAACAGATGATTTACCAAATTTCCCTTATAGTATAGACAATGTTCTAGAAATTACTGAGGGCATGTATGATGATGGAGACGGTCAAGGATTCTCGACATCATACTACTACTATTTCTATAATTGGGATATTACTACACTTGGAGCTTCATGTTACAGTGACCCTATTGAGGTTAATGTAATTGTAGGTGAATCTATTAGTGGATGTACAGA
This window of the Flavobacteriales bacterium TMED191 genome carries:
- a CDS encoding TIGR02206 family membrane protein; this encodes MIVHKVIPPFSPEWWICNVITLLLIISTVVIGKSLSIKNKRKLTIGIACLFILEIFFIDFYNIYLGLWSLQDSLPLHLCGIMWFVAIYVLIYKKQWAFEILLFIGMPGGIHSLLTPELTHGDSLIHKIDFFLGHGGLVLAPIYAIIVLKMWPRKSSWLFSFFKLQILVVCVGILNYFLESNYMYLSKPPIADNPLIPDESSFFGVWPYYIVIFEIAVFAHAFIINLPFLIYSTKTKK
- a CDS encoding T9SS C-terminal target domain-containing protein, producing the protein MRNFLYPIAFLFALSLSINNSLLAQCTINDATDCQCLDPNETDCDLLPDIQLSWFGIIDVSDGPTEYSQDYNGADAGRLRISASTPNDGAGPLTVRGVDENGWAYFICGNDTIINTDPTANLSSFYCDNGEEARQITWQRIYHRNSDGSMSYYDRMAGSMTYHPTHGHNHSDDWGVFTLRKMDPNEPNPLNWPIVSDGAKMGFCLMDYGTCGSGENSTYYGHCRDENRYSPEYLALFPEFDDGTNGGTIKLNSDYPNFGLGGGQYGCSPIEQGISAGWLDLYGEWLDDQWINLEPGLCNGIYWIIGEVDRNNDYLESNEDNNWTAVQVELTQQLNADGYNIEIVTDQNGNPNICNGEVITLSPSSLTADEYSWSTGENATSITVSESGSYTLNASSQCGDSEATINVTVNDPVENPISNDLIIDSGEVAELNATGTGNIIWQDEYGNNLFEGESYSTNPLFENTSYYVVNEEVIVEPESFFTGAEEHEGDSEYSGTVYNGGLRFNADSEFILNNVTVYTNTDGERTIELQDINGTVLLSQLVNIPASEQGTVINLNWSVPQGNNLILTTNTAMNNDNFGDNNPMLRRTTDDLPNFPYSIDNVLEITEGMYDDGDGQGFSTSYYYYFYNWDITTLGASCYSDPIEVNVIVGESISGCTDEEACNFNVDATLDDDSCIYSLVGYDCDGNCLDGYIDINGECIFGVNGCTDPDAFNYDENANIDDGSCEYNSSIEEANNYFTVFPNPANDLLNIEFHKSSEDINIIIFNSLGELVNKIHTGNVQNNQIFSIKLDKLSPGIYVVHAIDQNTTIKQLFTINR